GTTTACGCCCGATAGCGTAGCCGAGGCAGTAAAAGCCATTGGCAACATGCTAAATACCGCCGATCTGGAAGCGTGGTTTTCAAAATACGATCTTGAAAATAACAAGCCAGCCAAAAAAGTTGGATTAATCCTGGCAGGTAATATTCCCCTGGTGGGTTTTCATGATGTGCTGTGTGTAATATCGTCTGGAAATAAAGCGCTGATCAAAGCATCATCACAAGATGCCCGCCTAATAAAAGCCGTGTTAGAAAAACTGGTGGCTATTGATCCATCATTTGCAGATAGTTATAGCTTTGTTGAACGCCTTGAAGGTTTTGATGCTGTAATAGCTACCGGCAGCAACAACAGCTCGCGTTATTTTGATTATTACTTTGGCAAAGTGCCCAACATTATCCGTAAAAACCGTAACAGTATAGCGGTACTAAGCGGCAATGAAACTGCAGAGCAGCTATTTGATTTAGGACATGATATTTTAGATTACTTCGGTCTTGGTTGCCGTAATGTATCTAAAGTACTGGTACCGGAGGGTTATGATTTTACCTTCTTCTTCGAATCAATAGAAAATCACAAAGCCATTATCAATCACCACAAATACAACAACAATTACGATTATAACAAATCCATTTACTTAGTTAATGGTGATAAACATTTTGACAATGGATTTTTAATGGTTAAGGAAGATGACAGGCTGACATCCCCATTGTCAGTACTATTTTTCGGTTATTATAATGATGTGGCAGATGCAGAAAATATCATCACACAAAATACCGAAAACATCCAGTGCGTAGTGAGCGAATTGCCATTGCAAATCACCAACCAGATAGTAACCTTTGGCCAAAGCCAGCAACCCGCGTTATGGGATTATGCTGATGGCGTGGATACGATGGAATTTTTGTCAAATCTTTAAATAAACAATACCTTTGGGAGGCGAGCTGAAAGCCGAAGGCTTAAAGCTGAAAGCTGCCTTTGAAAATATATAGCTTTGGGCTTTGAGCCTTAAGCTTCAAGCTAAAAAGATGTATATCATAAAAGTAAAAGGCGTTGCCAAAATACCTGATTATGTGCAGCTGAGAGACGATAAGTTTACCTTGCTGGCGTATTTCAGGGTTGACAGGCCTGATAAATCGCTGGATAAGGTGGGATTGGGCGATAAGGCCGAGCACATCATGAATATTATCAAGGATTTGCCGTTTGGGCAAATCTTAAAATTAGAGCTATAAAATACAATGATTGGAAATTCGATAATAAAGCTAAACAACGTTGATATTTTTCAACAGGCGCACCTGGTACTCAGCAACGTTAACCTGCATGTTGATAAAGGCGATTTTGTTTGGCTGATTGGCCAAACAGGATCAGGAAAAAGTAGCCTGCTGAAAGTTATTTACGGCGATCTGGGTATTAAAGCCGGTACCGGTCATGCCTGTGGTTACGAGTTGAGCAAGCTGCCAGGCCGGGATATCCCCTACCTGCGCCGTAAGCTGGGTATCGTTTTCCAGGACTTTCAATTGCTAACAGACCGTACCATCGAGCAAAACCTCAACTTTGTGATGCGTGCTACCGGCTGGACAGATAAAAAACTGATTGCAGATAAAGCGCTTGACGTTTTGGAGAAGGTGGGCTTACGCTCAAAACTTAAAAAAATGCCGCACGAGCTTTCGGGCGGCGAGCAGCAACGCGTAGTAATTGCCCGCGCCCTGCTCAACGACCCCGAAATTATCCTGGCCGACGAACCAACCGGTAACCTCGACCCCGAAACATCCGAAGAGATTGTATTACTGTTGAAACAGATCAGCCAATCGGGCACCGCTGTTTTAGTAGCAACGCACGATTATCATATTATCCGGGCTTTCCCATCGCGCATTATTAAATGCGAGAATGGTAAGGTTTTGGAAGATGTGGAAATATAAGCTAAAACGCCTCTCTAACAACGTCCTTGCGAGGAACGAAGCAATCCCAAACTGTACAGGGCAACTTGCTTAGCTGCTCTGCCTATTGGGGATTGCTTCGTTCCTCGCAATGACGGCTCTTAGAAAGCACCTTGCCCATTTGTCGCTTCCCCTGTCACCCTTGCTTAAATTTATTGCATAGCACTGACAGCTTGACCGCTTTGCGGTTATGGCAGGATACTTGATTGGCACTACGTGCTATGAAATTTAACGATATGTTGAAAAAAAAGAAGCCGGTGAATACTAATAATACTGAAAATATAAACGACGTGAACAACGAGGAACTACAAAACGAAGGGCAGGAACAAGCCCCCGAAACTGAAGCTGTCGAAACACAACAGGAAGCTGCTACACCTACTGCCGAAGAAAAATTAAAAGACGAATTGGCACAGGCTAATGACAAGTACTTGCGTTTATATGCCGAATTTGATAATTTTAGAAGGCGTACCATTAAAGAACGCGAAGAAGCCCGCAAAACCGAAGGTAAAGATGTTATTGTAGCCCTTTTACCTGTACTTGACGATTTTGAACGCGCGCAACGTGCCATGGAAAAAGCTACCGAAGTTGCTTCTGTTAAGGAAGGCGTAGCTTTAATTCAGCACAAACTGAAAAATATATTAGGCCAAAAAGGGCTTAAAGAAATGGCCTCAATAGGCACCGCCTTTGATGCCGACCTGCACGAAGCCATTACCAATATCCCTGCCCCTACTGATGACCAAAAAGGCCAGGTAATTGACGAAATGGAAAAAGGCTACACCCTTAATGACAAGGTGGTTCGCTTTGCCAAAGTAGTAGTAGGCGCGTAAAAATTAATTAGTGAATTATTGAATTAGCGAATTAGTGATTGACGCTTGTTTGCTTAATTCAGTTCATATAATGCTTTACTAATAAATAAAATATCAGAATGTGAGTTAGGAGATTTTTCAAATCACTAATTCATTAATTCAATAATTCGACATTAAAAACATGGCTAAAAGAGATTATTACGATGTGCTTGGGGTTGCTAAAGGGGCCAGCGCTGATGATATAAAGAAAGCATATCGTAAAATGGCTATCAAATATCACCCGGATAAAAATGAGGGTGATAAAGACGCCGAAGAAAAGTTTAAAGAAGCTGCCGAAGCTTACGAAGTACTGAGCAACCCTGAAAAGCGCCAGCGTTATGATCAGTTTGGTCACGCGGCTAACGCATCATCAGCCAATGGCGGTGGTTACGGTGGTGGCGGCATGAATATGGACGACATATTTAGCCAGTTTGGTGATATTTTTGGCGGCGGCAGTCCGTTTGAAGGTTTCTTTGGCGGTGGCAGGCAAAGCGGTGGCGGCGGCAGGCGCGTAGCCCGCGGTAGCAACCTGCGCATTAAAGTGCGTTTAACGCTGGAAGAAATTGCCAATGGTGCCGAAAAGAAAATCAAGGTTAACAAGCAGATCATCTGTAAAACCTGCGATGGCAGCGGCGCTAAAGATAAATCATCGTTCCAAACCTGTAAAACCTGCGGTGGCAGCGGTGCGGTGCGTAGGGTAACCAATACCATTTTGGGCCAGATGCAAACAACAAGCACCTGCCCTACCTGTAACGGCGAAGGCTCAACCATACTGTCAAAATGTAATGTTTGTCATGGTGATGGCGTAGTGCGCGGCGAAGAGCTGATCACTATCCAGGTGCCTGCCGGTGTTAGTGAAGGTATGCAGCTAAGCATGAGCGGCAAAGGTAATGCGGCCCCACGCGGCGGTGTTCCCGGCGATCTGATCATTCTGATTGAGGAAGTACCTCACGAAACTTTAAAACGTGATGGTAATAACGTAATTTACGATCTGCATGTAAACTTTGTTGATGCTACCTTGGGTACATCTGTTGAAGTGCCAACAATCGATGGTAAAGCAAAAATCAAAATTGATCCGGGTACACAAGGCGGCAAAATTCTGCGCCTGAAAGGCAAAGGTTTGCCGGAAGTAAACTCATACCACCGCGGCGACCAGCTGGTGCACATCAACATCTGGACACCAAAAGCATTAAGCCGCGAAGAACGTGAGATACTGGAGAAATTGCAAGGTTCACCTAATTTTAAACCGAATCCGGGTAAGAACGAGAAGAGTTTCTTTGAGCGGATGAAGGAGTATTTTGAATAAAGCTTAAGGCTGAAAGCCGAAAGCATAAAGCTTTTTGAAAGCCCGGAGGTTTAACTTCGGGCTTTTTGTTTTACTTCCAATTGCTGTTTAAATTGACGAATAACTTCTTTTATAATTTTAGCTTCCTCACTTGAAGATAAATTTTCATGATAAAGTTTCGCAACTATTAAAGACTCATTTATTAGAATGTTGTAATAGATATCTTCAAAAGAAACTTTAACAATAGAGTACAGACTGAATTTGTTAACGTGATTTTTAAATTCTAAAAAATCTATATTTATATCAATCTCCTTTAATTCAGTAAGATAAGACTCATTTAACAATTCGCTTAAAGATCGCTCAGCATTTTCATCTATGGGAAATGAGGATCTCAAAACTCCATGAAATCCATCAAAAGTAAATTCAAAAGCGTTCTTGCTTGCAAAGAAATATTGTTGAAAGACATCCAATTTTATGATAATTTTTTCGGACAAAGGATAAATATTTTCTGAAAAAACACGTTGAACAATGGATACATTTTTTTTGAACTGTAAAGTTGTATCTCCCCTTAATTGTATTTGCAATAGAGCTATCTCCTTATCTATATCTTCATCCTCGTCAATATCTTCTCCTTTAGCTCCTTTAAAGAATAATTCCAAAGACCATAGCAAACGCTCAGCGACATATTCTACAAAAGGCCAACTCTCCCCCACGTCTGCCCTACTCAATAAGGAATAATAATTCCTTCTATCATCCATTTTAACAACTACAGGCGGATATCCTTTCTTAAGCAATACCAGATTCATTAAAATCCTCGATAACCTTCCATTCCCATCATCAAAAGGATGTATCTCCACAAACTTGTGATGAAACAATGCTGCAACAACAACAGGATGTACATCGGCATTACTATCCACTTCATAATACCACTCCATCAACTCACGCATTTTAGCAGGCGTTTCCTCTGGAGTAGCATAATAATGAGTTTCGCCCGTGGCAGTTTGCACATGGTTTGCCGTTGTTTTATAAACGCCGGGAATAATTCTTTTTTTTGTTGGCATTCCGTCTGCGGTTTGAGCTGGCACATCATAAGGCTCAACCAAGATCATTTCATGCAGCCCGCGGATATCAGATTCGGATAAAGGCCGATCTTCTTTTACCATACCAAGCAGAAAATTAATAGCCTCGTTATGTCCGCGAATGTCTAAATGGTCTTTTAGTGGCTTTCCCTTGGCTGTAATACCTTCCATCAAAAAAGCAACCGTTTCTCCATAACTCAATTTATTCCCCTCAATAGCATTCGAGTTATAATTCCAGTCAAGGCGTAGCTTCTGCATTACCCTGCCTTCAACATCAAGAGGCAATGGTCGCATATTGTCTACCTGCTTTTTCAGATCGTCAATTTCCGCTAATATTGGGGCTTTGCTAAATTCGGTTTCGAGTTTCAGGTTCATTTTTTAAAGATAAGCAATCGCTCTGCATTTATAAATTGACGCTTCGGGTTTTGCGGTATTTGATTAATTTAGCGAAAACCGTTTCCAAAGCTTTATCATAACTAAACCCTAATGAAAGTAAACACCAAAACAACCTGGCTAATGGTTGCCTTCACGCTGGTATACACTTGCCTGTTGCTATCATCTGTAATTAGCAGGATGGATAATAAGCAACCAACAAATCTGCTGATGCTTTTTTTGGAGATCTTTTATATCATACCCATCATTTATATGACTACGGTATTAAAGTATCTTAACGAAAAAAAGTCGATCATAATCACGTATACGGTTTACGTAATTTCTGATGTGCTCTTTATGTTATTTTATTTGCTAATCGGTAAAAACCCTGCCTACGCGGTTATTTACATCGTGCTTATTTTGGTAAGTATCGTGATAACGCAAATTATGGCTATTCAATCCTTCAGGATAAAAACCAGGCAAATCAAAGTATCGTATTGCATTTACGCTGTACTGTTTTTCCTTTTGATCTTCACAAAATTTGTAGGCATTATTTTGTCGATGGTATATCATATCAATTCGGTTTTCAAGTTCACAACGCCACTTGAGATGTTGTTTTCGGTAGCTATCTTTTATTCATTGTTTCAAATTTTTCGATACCTTAAAACTGAAAAGGCAACTCCGGATGTAATTGCCAATAGGTTTTAAAAAGCTATAAAGAACGCCCAAATTCGGTATTTTTAATTTTCACTTTGGATGGTTTATAATTTATCATTTGCCATCTCTATCATCCTGTTCTATGATTTACTGAATCAAACCGGCATGGCATCAGGCCAAACCAATAACTGCCATATCATTAAAAAACTATTCGCTCATTCAATATATTCAAAACCAGGGCATTCAATACTTGCCACCTAACCCGCAACAATGACAATAAACATCAGTAACACCAAATCAATTTTAGTATTATCCATCGTATATGCCTTTTTGCAGGTGTTTGTTTTTGCAGCAATTAAACTCAGGCTGCCCAAATTTGAATACGCATATCTGGCTGAGTCCTTAGTCGATATTATATACATACTCTGGACAAGTTTATATATTATCGGTCTGCTTAAAAGTGCAAATGAAAAATCAATTATAAGTGGCTTGCTGGTTGTTTATATTGTATGTCACGTTATAAATAGCATTACACCCAATTTATTGATTTATGGCAGTGAAGCCAGTTATAAGTTGTATGCTAAGTGGGGTTCCACCTTCACGACAATAAGCTATTATGTTTTTGTTTTTACCTGGCTTATTACATTTACCATCAAACGCAGAGAATTTAAAGCACAGTTGCAGTTTCTGATTTTTGCCGAAATACTCACTACAATGTTCTACGCCATTATCCCTTTTTTAGCGCCCTATTTCCCGGCCCTTAATAATCTGGATAAATTTATATGGTATATCAGCCTCATTGATCTGCTCATTCCTTTTGCCGGAATGTACCTGGCGGTAGGCATTTTAAACCTGCTTAACAGCCAACCCAATATCGAAGCAAATAATTACCAGGGCGAAGGCCATATAATATGGCCGGATGAGCTGTAAAACATTGTAACATTTAAGCAAGGTGCTTATCTAATTACCAAACTACTTTATAAATAAACCTTAACTAATGCTAAGCATCCGCAACATTGTTAAACAATACGCCGGTCACCGGGCTTTAAGCGATGTAAGTTTGGAAGTTGAAAGCGGGCAAATTTTCGGCCTGCTGGGTCCTAACGGCGCCGGTAAAACTTCACTTATCCGTATTATCAACCAGATTACCGCGCCAGATTCGGGCGAAGTTTATTTTAATGGTGAAAAACTCAACCAATCGCATATCGAACGGATAGGCTACCTGCCCGAAGAGCGTGGCCTGTACAAAAAAATGGAGATCGGCGAGCAGATGATCTACCTGGCCCGTTTGAAAGGCCTTAGCCGCGCCGAAGCGCAAAAACGCCTCAAATCCTGGTTCGAAAAGCTTGGCATGGAAACCTGGTGGAAAAAGAAAATCGAAGAGTTATCCAAAGGCATGCAGCAAAAAGCACAGTTTGTAGCTACGGTATTGCATGAGCCTGAATTGATCATCCTTGATGAGCCTTTCAGCGGGTTCGACCCGGTTAACGCCGAACTCATTAAGGACGAGATATTGGAGCTGAACCAAAAAGGCGCTACCATTTTGTTCTCCACCCACCGCATGGAATCTGTCGAGGAGCTTTGCCATGCTATCGCACTGATCAATAAATCGCACAAGATACTGGATGGCAAGGTTAAACAGATCCGCAACTCATACCGCAGCGAAACCTATCTTGTAGAATATGCCGGTGCGCCAATTATTTTTGACGGCAATCAGCCGTTTAACATTGTGAGCGAAACTGCCGGTGATGACGACAGCCATATCATCAAAATAAAACTCGCCAACGGGCACAACTCCAACGATGTTTTGCAATACCTGATACCTAAAGCAAGGGTAAATATGCTGCAGGAAGTGATACCAAGTATGCACGAGATCTTCATCGAAAAAGTAAACCTTAACTCTGCCGGCCATGAATAAAGTACTACTCATTATACAGCGCGAATACCTTACGCGTGTACGCAAAAAATCGTTCATCGTAATGATTTTCGTGGTGCCGTTGTTAATTTTGGTTATGGGCTTTGTGATCAAATTAGTTGCCGACGATAGCGATAAGATCTCGTCATTACAAACCGTTAATGTAATTGACAAAAGCGGTGTGTTTGTGCACAAATTCCACGACGACAAGAATATCAAATTCAATTACGCGCTAACAGATCTTAAATCATCTAAAGAGATCCTGAAAAACAGCGAGGGTATTTCTATATTATATATCCCGGCTAATTATCTTCAAAAAGATTCGGTACAGATCTTTTCTAAAAAGAAGGCCTCTCTTCCTCTTGCCGACGGTATTGAAAAGCAGATGAACGAGATAGCTTTTGCCGACAACCTGCTTAAGCACAATATTGATCCGGCATTGCTGGCATCCATCAAAAAAACAAACATATCGTTAAACGCTGTTGAAAT
The sequence above is a segment of the Mucilaginibacter celer genome. Coding sequences within it:
- the dnaJ gene encoding molecular chaperone DnaJ, producing the protein MAKRDYYDVLGVAKGASADDIKKAYRKMAIKYHPDKNEGDKDAEEKFKEAAEAYEVLSNPEKRQRYDQFGHAANASSANGGGYGGGGMNMDDIFSQFGDIFGGGSPFEGFFGGGRQSGGGGRRVARGSNLRIKVRLTLEEIANGAEKKIKVNKQIICKTCDGSGAKDKSSFQTCKTCGGSGAVRRVTNTILGQMQTTSTCPTCNGEGSTILSKCNVCHGDGVVRGEELITIQVPAGVSEGMQLSMSGKGNAAPRGGVPGDLIILIEEVPHETLKRDGNNVIYDLHVNFVDATLGTSVEVPTIDGKAKIKIDPGTQGGKILRLKGKGLPEVNSYHRGDQLVHINIWTPKALSREEREILEKLQGSPNFKPNPGKNEKSFFERMKEYFE
- a CDS encoding Fic family protein — encoded protein: MNLKLETEFSKAPILAEIDDLKKQVDNMRPLPLDVEGRVMQKLRLDWNYNSNAIEGNKLSYGETVAFLMEGITAKGKPLKDHLDIRGHNEAINFLLGMVKEDRPLSESDIRGLHEMILVEPYDVPAQTADGMPTKKRIIPGVYKTTANHVQTATGETHYYATPEETPAKMRELMEWYYEVDSNADVHPVVVAALFHHKFVEIHPFDDGNGRLSRILMNLVLLKKGYPPVVVKMDDRRNYYSLLSRADVGESWPFVEYVAERLLWSLELFFKGAKGEDIDEDEDIDKEIALLQIQLRGDTTLQFKKNVSIVQRVFSENIYPLSEKIIIKLDVFQQYFFASKNAFEFTFDGFHGVLRSSFPIDENAERSLSELLNESYLTELKEIDINIDFLEFKNHVNKFSLYSIVKVSFEDIYYNILINESLIVAKLYHENLSSSEEAKIIKEVIRQFKQQLEVKQKARS
- a CDS encoding fructose-6-phosphate aldolase gives rise to the protein MYIIKVKGVAKIPDYVQLRDDKFTLLAYFRVDRPDKSLDKVGLGDKAEHIMNIIKDLPFGQILKLEL
- a CDS encoding ABC transporter ATP-binding protein, which encodes MLSIRNIVKQYAGHRALSDVSLEVESGQIFGLLGPNGAGKTSLIRIINQITAPDSGEVYFNGEKLNQSHIERIGYLPEERGLYKKMEIGEQMIYLARLKGLSRAEAQKRLKSWFEKLGMETWWKKKIEELSKGMQQKAQFVATVLHEPELIILDEPFSGFDPVNAELIKDEILELNQKGATILFSTHRMESVEELCHAIALINKSHKILDGKVKQIRNSYRSETYLVEYAGAPIIFDGNQPFNIVSETAGDDDSHIIKIKLANGHNSNDVLQYLIPKARVNMLQEVIPSMHEIFIEKVNLNSAGHE
- a CDS encoding cell division ATP-binding protein FtsE, whose amino-acid sequence is MIGNSIIKLNNVDIFQQAHLVLSNVNLHVDKGDFVWLIGQTGSGKSSLLKVIYGDLGIKAGTGHACGYELSKLPGRDIPYLRRKLGIVFQDFQLLTDRTIEQNLNFVMRATGWTDKKLIADKALDVLEKVGLRSKLKKMPHELSGGEQQRVVIARALLNDPEIILADEPTGNLDPETSEEIVLLLKQISQSGTAVLVATHDYHIIRAFPSRIIKCENGKVLEDVEI
- a CDS encoding nucleotide exchange factor GrpE codes for the protein MKFNDMLKKKKPVNTNNTENINDVNNEELQNEGQEQAPETEAVETQQEAATPTAEEKLKDELAQANDKYLRLYAEFDNFRRRTIKEREEARKTEGKDVIVALLPVLDDFERAQRAMEKATEVASVKEGVALIQHKLKNILGQKGLKEMASIGTAFDADLHEAITNIPAPTDDQKGQVIDEMEKGYTLNDKVVRFAKVVVGA
- a CDS encoding acyl-CoA reductase; this translates as MSKINIKHSINSFTELGRQLLAPDAVLTNLINNEQYHNAWFTPDSVAEAVKAIGNMLNTADLEAWFSKYDLENNKPAKKVGLILAGNIPLVGFHDVLCVISSGNKALIKASSQDARLIKAVLEKLVAIDPSFADSYSFVERLEGFDAVIATGSNNSSRYFDYYFGKVPNIIRKNRNSIAVLSGNETAEQLFDLGHDILDYFGLGCRNVSKVLVPEGYDFTFFFESIENHKAIINHHKYNNNYDYNKSIYLVNGDKHFDNGFLMVKEDDRLTSPLSVLFFGYYNDVADAENIITQNTENIQCVVSELPLQITNQIVTFGQSQQPALWDYADGVDTMEFLSNL